The genomic stretch CGATGGGGAATGTATTCCCGTAGGGACCGCGCACCCCGATAACCGCGCCCTCCTCCAGGTGGTGCAGGGCAGTCGTCACAGCGCCCATCCGCTTCACGCTGAACTCAAGGTAGCCCTCCTGGGTCGGGGATGAGGTGATCGAGATCGGGGCCTCGCCAACCCCAAATATCGAAACCTCCGCGAACTGGCCCGGGGCGTATTTAAAACCCTGCCAGGCGTCTTCGTTCAAGAATATGACCTCAAATGTCTTAACATCGCTCGAATCCGTCTCCTGTGTTATCCTCCTGATCCTCGAGACATGAGGCAGGTAAACATCCTGTACCACACCCGGAGTCACATCTGGAATCTCCCCGGCATACTGCAAAGCTCTCACCCCTCAACGACGCTTAAATGCGGTATCCAGACCAGAACGCGGCATTCAGATGACGCAGCATTCAAACGCAGCAGCTGGATGGACCTAGACGGCGCCCGCAGATACAGCGGGCGAAGCAGATGAATCAGGTGAAATGGATATAGCATCAAGAGATGCCAGAACGCTACGAATATCCATATTCACCGGACAGTTCTCTATGCAGCGCCCGCAGCCGACGCAAGCGATGTCGCCATTGTTCTCAACGAAATAGCTGAATTTGTGCATGACCCTCTGCCGGAAGCGCTCCTTCCGGCCCGGCCGCGGGTTATGGCCCGAGGCATGAAGCGTAAACATGGGAAACATGCACGCGTCCCAGCATCGCACCCTCCGGCCTTTGCTATCGATGGCCTCATCAGCTATATCAAAGCAGTGGCACGTCGGGCAGAGATAGGCGCACGCAGCGCACCCCAGGCATTTACGGTAAAGCTCGCCCCAGCACTCATGCTCAAATATCACCTTGAGCTTTTCGTGGATGCCTCGCGCGGGGACGAGCGCCGGGATCCTGGCCTCGGCCCGCTTCCTTGCGTCCCTCCCGGCTGCCAGGAGCTGCTCCAGCCGCTCATCATCCTCCGCCTCCAGTCGCCCACCGCCCTCTATCCCATCCTCCGCTGGCCTCGAGAGGCGCCAGAATCCCGGCACCGCGCCCTCGAGCCCCGCGATCAGCTCTGCCCCCCGATCGGTGACGGCCTTTACGAGGTAAACCTCCCCCAGGTCCTCGAGGATAACGTCGGATCCCGCTTCGTCAAACGGGCCTCCACCCGTGGAGGTACAAAAGCACGTCTCAGCGGGCTCGTTGCAGGCGACAGAGATTATCGCCGTTCCTCTCCGCCTGGCGACGTAATGGCCGTCCTTGTAATCGGCGGAATCAAAAACCTTATCGAGCAGCAAGAGGCTTCTCGCATCGCAGGGTCGCGTTCCGAAGATGACCCGGGGTCTATCGCTGTCATCATCGCTGGTGCCA from Bacillota bacterium encodes the following:
- a CDS encoding 4Fe-4S dicluster domain-containing protein: MRGSAGLDRTGGPGVQGTGVGVLDKGELAGFLGGLIARYRVFAPVQEAETTRFAPVSSAGEVTMPATVTSRPLKEIFLPPSETLLEFEVGTAGGMVSSVKVEPVGPGVGVGTGIDVGVGTSDDDSDRPRVIFGTRPCDARSLLLLDKVFDSADYKDGHYVARRRGTAIISVACNEPAETCFCTSTGGGPFDEAGSDVILEDLGEVYLVKAVTDRGAELIAGLEGAVPGFWRLSRPAEDGIEGGGRLEAEDDERLEQLLAAGRDARKRAEARIPALVPARGIHEKLKVIFEHECWGELYRKCLGCAACAYLCPTCHCFDIADEAIDSKGRRVRCWDACMFPMFTLHASGHNPRPGRKERFRQRVMHKFSYFVENNGDIACVGCGRCIENCPVNMDIRSVLASLDAISISPDSSASPAVSAGAV